The following are from one region of the Actinoplanes sp. L3-i22 genome:
- a CDS encoding NAD(P)/FAD-dependent oxidoreductase: MIHVVIVGASLAGTRAVQGLRALGHTGPVTLVGAEAELPYDRPPLSKSLLTSDWSAAAVDGVRLITAAELDQLAVTVRLGVAAVALDTAARLVRLADGTEVAYDVLVIATGAAARPSPWNPGSGVYQLRTLDDARAIAARLARREPVVVVGGGFIGTEIAAAAAGQGCPVVVVDPLPEPMARLVGPEIAGSLAGLHLRNGVRTRFGAGVVGIEGEAGALTVSLDTGERLAASTAVVGIGSVPAVEWLAGSGLKLDNGVVTDRFLRAVGADDVYAVGDVARWPHSGRGVEVRAEHWTNAGDQARYVAAAIVTGTPDPYESSDYVWSDQYDWKVNAVGWRDPEGSTVVIGSLDDLGKVAVVHTDATGAPCGVVTVNWVRALNQARRRLMAGESGATIAEALRQLL; the protein is encoded by the coding sequence ATGATCCACGTTGTAATCGTCGGCGCGTCCCTGGCCGGTACGCGGGCCGTGCAGGGCCTCCGCGCCCTCGGGCACACCGGTCCGGTCACGCTCGTCGGGGCGGAGGCCGAGCTTCCGTACGACCGTCCGCCGCTCTCCAAGTCGTTGCTCACCAGTGACTGGTCGGCGGCCGCGGTCGACGGGGTCCGGCTGATCACCGCCGCGGAGCTCGACCAGCTCGCCGTCACGGTGAGGCTGGGCGTCGCCGCCGTCGCCCTGGACACCGCGGCCAGGCTCGTCCGGCTGGCCGACGGGACCGAGGTCGCCTACGACGTGCTGGTCATCGCGACCGGGGCCGCGGCCCGGCCCTCGCCGTGGAATCCCGGGTCGGGGGTCTACCAGCTGCGGACCCTCGACGACGCGCGGGCGATCGCCGCCCGGCTGGCCCGGAGGGAGCCGGTCGTCGTCGTGGGCGGCGGCTTCATCGGCACCGAGATCGCCGCCGCCGCGGCCGGTCAGGGCTGTCCGGTGGTCGTCGTCGACCCGCTCCCGGAGCCGATGGCCCGGCTGGTCGGGCCGGAGATCGCCGGGAGCCTGGCCGGCCTGCACCTGCGCAACGGGGTGCGGACCCGCTTCGGCGCCGGGGTCGTCGGCATCGAGGGCGAGGCCGGCGCCCTCACGGTTTCGCTGGACACCGGCGAGCGGCTGGCCGCCTCGACCGCCGTGGTGGGGATCGGCTCGGTCCCGGCCGTCGAGTGGCTGGCCGGCTCCGGCCTCAAGCTCGACAACGGCGTGGTGACCGACCGCTTCCTGCGCGCGGTCGGCGCCGACGACGTGTACGCCGTCGGCGACGTCGCCCGCTGGCCGCACTCCGGTCGCGGCGTCGAGGTGCGGGCGGAGCACTGGACCAACGCCGGTGATCAGGCGCGCTACGTCGCCGCCGCGATCGTGACGGGCACGCCGGACCCCTACGAGTCCTCCGACTACGTCTGGTCCGACCAGTACGACTGGAAGGTCAACGCGGTCGGCTGGCGTGACCCCGAGGGCAGCACGGTCGTCATCGGCAGCCTCGACGACCTGGGCAAGGTGGCCGTCGTGCACACGGATGCGACAGGCGCCCCGTGCGGCGTGGTCACGGTCAACTGGGTCCGCGCGCTCAACCAGGCCCGCCGCCGGCTGATGGCGGGGGAGTCGGGGGCCACCATCGCCGAGGCCCTGCGGCAGTTGCTGTGA